From one Triticum aestivum cultivar Chinese Spring chromosome 4B, IWGSC CS RefSeq v2.1, whole genome shotgun sequence genomic stretch:
- the LOC123095076 gene encoding probable cytokinin riboside 5'-monophosphate phosphoribohydrolase LOGL3 — MSQASRFKRMCVFCGSSQGNKSSYHDAAIDLANQLVGGGIDLVYGGGSIGLMGLVSQAVYHGGRHVIGVIPKTLMTPEIVGEMVGEVRPVADMHQRKAEMARQSDAFIALPGGYGTLEELLEVITWAQLGIHHKPVGLLNVEGYYDSLLTFIDQAVEEGFINPAARRIIVSAPTAHQLMEKLEKYVPYYDMVASRLDWKTDRLEF, encoded by the exons atGAGTCAGGCGAGCAGATTCAAGCGGATGTGCGTCTTCTGCGGCAGCAGCCAGGGCAACAAGAGCAGCTACCACGACGCCGCCATCGACCTCGCCAACCAGCTC GTGGGTGGGGGCATCGACCTGGTCTACGGCGGCGGCAGCATCGGGCTGATGGGGCTCGTCTCCCAGGCCGTCTACCACGGCGGCAGGCACGTCATCGG GGTCATTCCCAAGACTCTCATGACACCCGAG ATCGTCGGGGAGATGGTGGGGGAGGTGAGGCCGGTGGCCGACATGCACCAGCGGAAGGCCGAGATGGCCAGGCAGTCGGACGCCTTCATAGCCCTGCCTG GAGGGTACGGgacgctggaggagctgctggaggTGATCACGTGGGCGCAGCTAGGAATCCATCACAAGCCG GTTGGTCTGCTGAACGTGGAGGGGTACTACGACTCGCTGCTCACCTTCATCGACCAGGCCGTGGAGGAAGGCTTCATCAACCCCGCCGCCCGCCGCATCATCGTCTCCGCCCCCACCGCCCACCAGCTCATGGAGAAGCTCGAG AAGTACGTGCCTTACTACGACATGGTCGCGTCCAGGCTGGACTGGAAGACGGATCGCCTAGAGTTCTGA